In Streptomyces sp. P3, one DNA window encodes the following:
- a CDS encoding DUF2637 domain-containing protein, with translation MRAGVSPAASDPGWDPVEELAYLMQEAVTAEQTTRVPPPRGEPASGDDFHDPMESLAQITAQLPPARSSSAGHRRSRGRKLRLKWLQTGSFVIVALVAVIVAMVSVFGGMVAYRPLQNITSGADPGMVPSWPLLVYGPWMVASLSILRTALHQRRAFHSWFIVLLFSSVAMMLCIAQADRTFTGIAGASLPALASLACFQQLVRQITLTLPPRQGTRRHRQ, from the coding sequence GTGCGAGCGGGGGTTTCCCCGGCCGCGTCCGACCCGGGCTGGGATCCGGTCGAGGAACTCGCCTATCTCATGCAGGAGGCCGTCACGGCGGAGCAGACGACCAGGGTGCCGCCACCGCGCGGTGAGCCCGCGTCCGGCGATGACTTCCACGACCCGATGGAGAGCCTCGCGCAGATCACCGCCCAGTTGCCGCCTGCCCGTAGTTCTTCCGCCGGTCATCGCAGGAGCCGAGGTCGAAAACTCCGGCTCAAGTGGTTGCAGACCGGCAGCTTCGTGATCGTCGCACTCGTCGCCGTCATCGTGGCGATGGTCAGTGTCTTCGGTGGCATGGTCGCTTACAGGCCTTTGCAGAACATCACGTCGGGAGCGGACCCCGGAATGGTCCCGTCGTGGCCTCTCCTCGTGTACGGCCCCTGGATGGTGGCCTCCCTCTCCATTCTCCGGACCGCTCTGCATCAGCGCCGAGCCTTCCACTCGTGGTTCATCGTTCTGCTCTTCTCCTCCGTCGCGATGATGCTGTGCATTGCGCAGGCGGACCGAACCTTCACCGGTATCGCCGGAGCTTCCCTGCCCGCTCTCGCGTCCCTCGCCTGCTTCCAGCAACTCGTCCGCCAGATCACCCTGACCCTCCCACCGCGACAGGGCACGCGCCGGCACCGCCAGTAG
- a CDS encoding esterase family protein: protein MEMPYQPLPIDQSDVRYIHGPDSVPQPGVPAGETVEFEWRDSEVYPGTFRKFWVHVPARYDPAEPASLMVFQDGWWYLDPAGEVRGAIVLDNLVHRGELPVTIGVFVDPGVFPDEEDPKNRNNEYDAFDDRYATFLLTEIIPQVAERYAIARSPERWGICGGSSGGNCALTVAWLRPDRFRRVIGYLSSFAQIPDGNPYPDLIASAPRKPLRIFMQGGHRDLHWNEPQWNWLAENLRVAAALAEAGYDFRLVLGDGGHSPNHGGVLLPDALRWLWRPNER, encoded by the coding sequence ATGGAGATGCCCTACCAGCCACTGCCGATCGACCAGTCTGACGTGCGCTACATCCACGGACCTGATTCCGTTCCACAACCGGGAGTGCCCGCCGGTGAGACGGTGGAGTTCGAGTGGAGGGACAGCGAGGTCTACCCGGGAACCTTCCGGAAGTTCTGGGTACACGTGCCCGCACGGTACGACCCAGCGGAACCGGCATCCTTGATGGTGTTCCAGGACGGATGGTGGTACCTGGACCCCGCAGGAGAGGTACGCGGCGCGATCGTCCTGGACAACCTCGTTCACCGCGGCGAACTCCCCGTCACCATCGGAGTGTTCGTCGATCCTGGCGTCTTCCCCGATGAGGAGGACCCGAAGAACCGCAACAACGAGTACGACGCCTTCGACGACCGGTACGCCACCTTCCTCCTCACCGAGATCATCCCGCAGGTCGCGGAGCGCTATGCCATCGCCCGGTCGCCCGAAAGATGGGGCATCTGTGGCGGGAGCAGCGGCGGCAACTGCGCCCTTACCGTCGCGTGGTTGCGTCCGGACAGGTTCCGCCGCGTCATCGGCTACCTGTCCAGCTTCGCGCAGATACCGGACGGCAATCCCTACCCGGACCTCATCGCCAGCGCCCCTCGCAAACCGCTGCGCATCTTCATGCAGGGCGGCCACCGCGACCTGCACTGGAATGAGCCGCAGTGGAACTGGCTCGCCGAAAACCTGCGTGTGGCAGCCGCTCTCGCCGAAGCGGGCTACGACTTCCGCCTTGTCCTGGGAGACGGCGGCCACAGCCCCAACCACGGCGGCGTCCTGCTGCCCGACGCGCTGCGCTGGCTGTGGCGGCCCAACGAGCGTTGA
- a CDS encoding PAS domain-containing protein, producing the protein MSSRPSRGAARLAAILDALPDALVLVNANGTVVNANTIALEAFETPGTALVGRGLLDLLPQFDSKLIPGSMRRPDHMDPRGRTKPTRMVARRTDGTEFPVEVTSANLENGQQAYDGYGYSSASDELLMLVVRDLSGTVDTEAELARSQRQTEMILRAAAEGVVGTDTDGRIVLVNPAAAQILGYRASDLGGKELHTLVLHSRGDGSPFPYDESPLADTLRSGRKHRVRGQVLWSKGGDRVSVDLTTAPVRDGDQLVGAVMTFTDRRPYDALAEEKESVEQRHAKELEKLSEEHASDLTALRQQHVAELEELRELHEEEIAAGEERYAALGEREKDRYEALAGRHDQLLTLLGGSLRGPLDELRRELAALAADDAGQLWPEANQVLHHLSAGYSRITTLIDNVLGYQRLDTGAQTVVRTKVMLDAVVAAGVDGAVELIGPGRVQFAVHAPPIEAEVDVRLLATALAHLVADVAGVDATGNAPVSAGGYMDNTVVVAAAQRGEVVRIEVRGPYAGGDPVHEPIVRGIVRAHGGVLQTHEVPGMSGSAYVLEVPLGGGAGAVAAPPAAALPALPMGDGAVRHEVPGEQGVVGRRRARRSSVDAFLESDVPAAEGGADADAAVPTGRRRRRGAPAAETPGELPSAVAEAEGPEGSGGTGRRRGRSAELAVAGADSGVSEGAVVMAAEHASGTAASGTGLGGTVPPQGVPAPDGRRALHAPDGQQPQNALPPALPALAGPSAGATPGTPGTTGAETTGADAGTGTDASSQGDAEAENGQPTGRRRRALAAANERAAAQEAGPRTVFALPPAEADRTADVAGNVPGPVPGPVSGPVPGMEPGSGSGSVAAPVSGSPVSGVSGVGLADGSGTTHQAGPAQAQAQGQEPGQGHGQAQVQPGGPVPVPVPGVMQAPGMVQTPGQAPAPAPTAAQAPVAAQAPVPDQVQVPAPGSGPFAGPDADHGRHDAVPHDQADDHTPPQPHPTSAPTGRRRRAVGQPAEAVPAQLQTPPQVPAQAQGVQAGPVAQPAPGQGLPLPAAAAAAASQAVPVMSTPSTGTPLPPEAVVGQPRAAQPLPAEAAAVPPIDPNSTQGRAISVRTLGQGVPFTRQAAQVQQVQHAHQVQHAHQAQPVQRPQPGLASPQPTTTPAPHTPGGSGRRRKLGTPPDPATRPEQTARPHPSAEQSAVPQPAVPQSAVGQPGLPQSAGAPHAGAAPASHTVAAPMPAPVSAPVPPSGQPAQQPQPSQPSLAGQSRLVAGGTGTEGAGRSYAIGAPDENAAEGPEPLDGPGGAVEVADPPRPQPLDDELPPEPLDNPRRLLVWPAPDVSTQQALSDRGYRPVIVHSREEVDAQIAAFPAALFVDPLTGPITRTALQSLRTAAVAAEVPVLVTAGLGQATREAAYGADPAVLLKALAPRDSEQHPPRVLLIEEHAEIALALTSTLERRGMQVARAASDADAVALAGQLRPNLVVMDLMQVHRRQAGILDWLRANGQLNRTPLVVYTAAVDQADLPRLASGETVLFLAERSTSPEVQSRIVDLLARIGTN; encoded by the coding sequence GTGAGCAGCAGGCCATCCCGAGGCGCTGCTCGCCTCGCAGCCATACTCGACGCGCTTCCCGACGCGTTGGTGCTGGTCAACGCCAACGGGACGGTCGTCAACGCGAACACCATCGCGCTCGAGGCGTTCGAGACGCCGGGTACGGCTCTGGTCGGGCGGGGGCTGCTCGATCTGCTGCCGCAGTTCGACTCCAAGCTCATCCCGGGGTCCATGCGGCGCCCCGACCACATGGACCCGCGCGGCCGGACCAAGCCGACCCGGATGGTCGCGCGCCGCACCGACGGCACCGAGTTCCCGGTCGAGGTCACCAGCGCCAACCTGGAGAACGGCCAGCAGGCCTACGACGGCTACGGATACTCCTCCGCCTCCGACGAGCTGCTGATGCTCGTCGTGCGCGACCTCTCCGGCACCGTCGACACCGAGGCCGAGCTGGCGCGCTCGCAGCGGCAGACCGAGATGATCCTGAGGGCGGCGGCCGAGGGGGTCGTCGGCACCGACACCGACGGGCGGATCGTGCTCGTCAACCCGGCGGCCGCCCAGATACTGGGATATCGGGCCAGTGATCTCGGCGGCAAGGAGCTGCACACCCTCGTGCTGCACTCGCGCGGGGACGGCTCGCCGTTCCCGTACGACGAGTCGCCGCTCGCCGACACCCTGCGCTCCGGGCGCAAGCACCGGGTGCGCGGCCAGGTGCTGTGGTCCAAGGGCGGTGACAGGGTCTCGGTCGACCTGACGACCGCGCCCGTGCGCGACGGCGACCAACTCGTCGGCGCCGTCATGACCTTCACCGACCGCCGGCCGTACGACGCACTGGCGGAGGAGAAGGAGTCCGTCGAGCAGCGGCACGCCAAGGAGCTGGAGAAGCTCTCCGAGGAGCACGCCTCCGACCTCACCGCACTGCGCCAGCAGCACGTCGCCGAGCTCGAGGAGCTGCGCGAGCTGCACGAGGAGGAGATCGCGGCCGGCGAGGAGCGCTACGCCGCGCTCGGCGAGCGGGAGAAGGACCGGTACGAGGCGCTCGCCGGGCGGCACGACCAGCTGCTCACCCTGCTCGGGGGCTCCCTGCGCGGACCGCTGGACGAGCTGCGCCGGGAGCTGGCCGCGCTCGCCGCGGACGACGCCGGACAGCTCTGGCCGGAGGCCAACCAGGTGCTGCACCACCTGTCCGCCGGCTATTCGCGGATCACCACCCTGATCGACAACGTGCTCGGATACCAGCGCCTCGACACCGGGGCGCAGACCGTCGTTCGGACGAAGGTGATGCTCGACGCGGTCGTCGCCGCGGGCGTCGACGGCGCGGTGGAGCTCATCGGGCCCGGCAGGGTCCAGTTCGCCGTGCACGCGCCGCCCATCGAGGCCGAGGTCGACGTACGGCTCCTCGCGACCGCGCTCGCGCATCTCGTCGCGGACGTCGCCGGCGTCGACGCCACCGGCAACGCGCCCGTCTCGGCGGGCGGTTACATGGACAACACGGTCGTGGTGGCGGCCGCCCAGCGCGGCGAGGTCGTGCGCATCGAGGTGCGCGGACCGTACGCCGGCGGCGACCCCGTGCACGAGCCGATCGTGCGGGGGATCGTCCGGGCCCACGGGGGCGTGCTGCAGACGCACGAGGTGCCGGGCATGAGCGGCAGCGCGTATGTGCTCGAGGTGCCGTTGGGCGGCGGGGCGGGGGCCGTCGCGGCTCCGCCGGCCGCCGCGCTGCCCGCCCTGCCGATGGGCGACGGCGCCGTGCGGCACGAGGTCCCGGGGGAGCAGGGCGTTGTCGGACGGCGGCGGGCCCGGCGGTCCTCCGTGGACGCCTTCCTGGAGAGCGACGTGCCCGCGGCGGAGGGCGGCGCCGACGCCGACGCGGCGGTTCCGACCGGACGCCGGCGCAGGCGTGGCGCGCCCGCCGCGGAGACGCCGGGCGAGTTGCCGTCGGCGGTGGCCGAGGCCGAGGGGCCGGAGGGCTCCGGCGGCACCGGACGGCGGCGCGGGCGCTCCGCCGAGCTCGCCGTGGCGGGGGCCGACTCCGGGGTGAGCGAGGGAGCCGTCGTGATGGCCGCGGAACACGCGTCCGGGACGGCGGCTTCGGGGACGGGACTCGGCGGTACCGTTCCGCCGCAGGGCGTGCCGGCTCCGGACGGACGACGGGCCCTGCACGCGCCCGACGGTCAGCAGCCGCAGAACGCCTTGCCGCCCGCGCTGCCGGCCCTCGCGGGCCCGTCGGCCGGCGCAACCCCCGGGACCCCCGGGACCACGGGCGCAGAAACGACCGGCGCGGACGCGGGTACCGGTACGGATGCGAGCTCCCAGGGCGACGCCGAGGCGGAGAACGGACAGCCGACCGGGCGCCGTCGGCGTGCCCTGGCCGCCGCGAACGAGCGTGCCGCCGCGCAGGAGGCGGGGCCCCGCACCGTCTTCGCCCTGCCGCCCGCGGAGGCGGACCGGACGGCGGATGTTGCCGGCAACGTTCCCGGCCCCGTTCCCGGCCCTGTTTCCGGCCCCGTTCCCGGTATGGAGCCGGGCTCCGGTTCCGGTTCTGTTGCTGCTCCCGTTTCCGGCTCTCCCGTTTCGGGTGTTTCCGGCGTCGGCCTCGCCGACGGTTCCGGTACGACGCACCAGGCCGGGCCGGCGCAGGCCCAGGCCCAGGGACAAGAGCCGGGACAGGGGCACGGGCAGGCGCAGGTGCAGCCCGGTGGCCCCGTTCCGGTCCCGGTGCCTGGCGTGATGCAGGCTCCGGGCATGGTCCAGACACCAGGGCAGGCACCAGCGCCGGCGCCGACGGCCGCGCAGGCCCCGGTTGCGGCACAGGCCCCGGTTCCCGATCAGGTCCAGGTGCCCGCGCCGGGTTCCGGCCCCTTCGCGGGCCCCGACGCCGACCACGGACGTCACGACGCCGTCCCGCACGACCAGGCCGACGACCACACCCCGCCGCAGCCGCACCCGACCAGCGCGCCCACCGGCCGCCGACGACGGGCGGTCGGTCAGCCCGCGGAAGCCGTCCCGGCCCAGCTCCAGACCCCACCGCAGGTCCCGGCCCAGGCCCAGGGTGTGCAGGCCGGTCCCGTCGCGCAGCCTGCGCCCGGGCAGGGGCTGCCACTCCCCGCCGCAGCGGCCGCCGCGGCGTCCCAGGCCGTGCCGGTCATGTCGACTCCCAGCACCGGCACGCCGCTCCCGCCCGAAGCCGTCGTCGGACAGCCGCGGGCGGCGCAGCCGTTGCCCGCCGAGGCTGCCGCGGTCCCGCCCATCGACCCCAACTCGACGCAGGGACGGGCGATCAGCGTGCGGACGCTGGGGCAGGGTGTGCCCTTCACCCGGCAGGCCGCCCAGGTGCAGCAGGTCCAGCACGCCCACCAGGTGCAGCACGCCCATCAGGCTCAGCCGGTACAGCGCCCCCAGCCCGGTCTGGCGTCCCCTCAGCCGACCACCACCCCCGCCCCGCACACCCCGGGCGGGTCCGGACGTCGTCGCAAGCTGGGTACCCCGCCCGACCCGGCGACGCGTCCGGAGCAGACGGCCCGGCCGCACCCGTCGGCCGAGCAGAGCGCCGTTCCGCAGCCCGCCGTTCCGCAGAGCGCCGTTGGTCAGCCCGGCCTGCCGCAGTCGGCCGGGGCGCCGCATGCCGGGGCGGCTCCGGCCTCGCATACCGTCGCGGCGCCCATGCCCGCGCCGGTATCCGCGCCCGTCCCCCCGTCGGGGCAGCCGGCACAGCAGCCCCAGCCGTCTCAGCCGTCCCTCGCGGGTCAGTCGCGGCTCGTGGCCGGTGGGACGGGCACCGAGGGGGCCGGACGGTCGTACGCGATAGGAGCCCCGGACGAGAACGCCGCCGAGGGCCCCGAACCGCTCGACGGGCCCGGCGGGGCCGTCGAGGTGGCGGATCCGCCGCGACCGCAGCCGCTGGACGACGAGTTGCCGCCGGAGCCGCTGGACAACCCGCGTCGGCTGCTGGTGTGGCCGGCGCCCGACGTCAGCACCCAGCAGGCGCTCAGCGACCGCGGCTACCGTCCCGTCATCGTGCACTCGCGCGAGGAGGTCGACGCGCAGATCGCCGCGTTCCCCGCGGCGCTGTTCGTGGACCCGCTGACCGGGCCGATCACCCGCACCGCGCTGCAGTCGCTGCGGACCGCCGCGGTCGCCGCCGAGGTGCCGGTGCTGGTCACGGCCGGGCTCGGGCAGGCGACGCGGGAGGCGGCGTACGGCGCCGACCCCGCCGTCCTGCTGAAGGCGCTCGCGCCGCGCGACAGCGAGCAGCATCCGCCGCGGGTGCTGCTCATCGAGGAGCACGCCGAGATCGCCCTCGCGCTGACCTCGACGCTGGAGCGGCGCGGAATGCAGGTGGCGCGTGCGGCGAGCGACGCGGACGCCGTCGCGCTCGCCGGGCAGCTGCGGCCGAACCTGGTGGTGATGGACCTGATGCAGGTGCATCGTCGGCAGGCCGGGATCCTGGACTGGCTGCGGGCGAACGGGCAGCTCAACCGCACCCCGCTCGTCGTGTACACGGCCGCCGTCGACCAGGCGGACCTGCCGCGGCTGGCGTCGGGGGAGACGGTCCTCTTCCTCGCCGAGCGGTCGACCAGCCCGGAAGTACAGAGCAGGATCGTGGACCTGCTGGCACGGATCGGCACCAACTAG
- a CDS encoding SSI family serine proteinase inhibitor, with amino-acid sequence MVQVTPLRRLAVTALAVCVTVIASSAAGSVSAYAARPGSAGTTAGVPAAAGGRAPLAPPPVREEDRKSGDHLTVTVRHSGGRTDGTFEVYCHPGRGSHPDPDGACAAVDRNTRWGRDAFAPVPGGELCAMRYGGPATAHVTGRWAGRPVDATFDRGNGCRIERWDRFVPLLPGPPPAPVPPAR; translated from the coding sequence ATGGTCCAGGTCACCCCGCTTCGACGCCTCGCCGTCACCGCCCTTGCCGTCTGTGTCACCGTGATCGCCTCGTCGGCCGCGGGCTCCGTCAGCGCGTACGCCGCGCGTCCCGGGAGCGCCGGCACGACGGCGGGCGTCCCAGCCGCCGCAGGCGGACGTGCGCCGCTCGCGCCGCCGCCGGTCCGGGAGGAGGACCGGAAGAGCGGCGATCACCTCACGGTCACCGTCCGGCACAGTGGCGGGCGGACGGACGGGACGTTCGAGGTGTACTGCCACCCCGGCCGCGGCAGCCACCCCGACCCGGACGGCGCCTGCGCGGCCGTGGACCGCAACACCAGGTGGGGCCGGGACGCCTTCGCACCCGTGCCGGGCGGCGAGCTCTGCGCGATGCGATACGGCGGGCCGGCCACCGCCCACGTCACGGGCCGCTGGGCCGGACGTCCCGTCGACGCGACGTTCGACCGGGGCAACGGCTGCCGGATCGAGCGGTGGGACCGGTTCGTGCCGCTCCTTCCCGGCCCGCCTCCGGCGCCGGTGCCCCCCGCTCGCTGA
- a CDS encoding signal protein, with protein MKIKTGRVVLMTMVLAALVGCGRSTTEGTGDSPARASGAPSSAQDGLPPEDLQSRWWTWAMSEPESTNPVADEDGSDCERNQPQDVWFLAGTFGTQAERTCHVPERVPVAFPLVNLMGEPADCAIFMSKAKGSAVLDGKKVESETNRGEPISVQGVAFNPVTGTDERLTTTGCGLWVQLPPLKPGKHTLTIRGQAQDFAVDVDYSLTVDAA; from the coding sequence GTGAAGATCAAGACCGGCAGAGTGGTGCTCATGACCATGGTCCTGGCGGCGCTGGTGGGGTGCGGGCGCAGCACAACCGAGGGAACAGGGGACTCGCCGGCTCGGGCTTCAGGTGCGCCGTCGTCGGCGCAGGACGGTCTCCCACCTGAGGATCTGCAGAGCCGATGGTGGACGTGGGCGATGTCGGAACCCGAAAGCACCAATCCGGTCGCTGACGAGGATGGGAGCGATTGTGAGCGCAACCAGCCGCAGGACGTGTGGTTTCTGGCAGGTACCTTCGGCACTCAGGCCGAGCGCACTTGCCACGTCCCCGAACGGGTCCCTGTCGCGTTTCCCCTGGTGAACCTGATGGGTGAGCCGGCGGACTGCGCAATCTTCATGAGCAAGGCCAAGGGGTCCGCAGTCCTGGACGGCAAGAAGGTCGAATCGGAGACGAACCGCGGAGAGCCGATCTCTGTGCAGGGCGTTGCCTTCAACCCCGTCACAGGCACGGACGAGCGCCTCACAACCACAGGGTGCGGCCTCTGGGTCCAGTTGCCCCCGCTGAAGCCCGGAAAGCACACACTGACAATTCGTGGTCAGGCCCAGGACTTCGCCGTTGATGTGGACTACTCCCTGACCGTGGATGCTGCATAG
- a CDS encoding NUDIX hydrolase, with protein MEWKTHGERQIYTNPWVNLCLVDVQQPDGRRWEYHVVRLRHLAVAAVVNDRQEVLMMWRHRFITDSWAWELPMGLVEQGETPEEAAAREVLEETGWRPGPIKPLIYAEPANGITDSQHHVFRADGATYEGPPTEKNESDRIEWVPLSEIRGMIDRREIVSGGSLVGLLYVLMDEAIR; from the coding sequence ATGGAGTGGAAGACCCACGGTGAGCGACAGATCTACACCAACCCTTGGGTGAATCTGTGTCTGGTCGACGTCCAACAGCCTGACGGACGCAGGTGGGAGTACCACGTCGTTCGCCTGCGGCACCTGGCCGTGGCTGCCGTGGTCAACGACCGCCAGGAGGTGCTGATGATGTGGCGGCACCGTTTCATCACCGACTCCTGGGCCTGGGAGTTGCCCATGGGCCTGGTCGAGCAGGGGGAGACTCCTGAGGAGGCGGCGGCCCGCGAAGTCCTCGAAGAGACAGGCTGGCGGCCTGGGCCCATCAAGCCTCTGATCTACGCCGAGCCGGCCAACGGGATCACCGACTCGCAGCACCACGTCTTCCGTGCGGACGGGGCGACTTACGAGGGTCCGCCCACGGAGAAGAACGAGTCCGACCGCATCGAGTGGGTCCCGCTCAGCGAGATACGCGGGATGATCGACCGCCGCGAGATCGTCAGCGGCGGATCCCTCGTCGGTCTGCTGTACGTGCTCATGGATGAAGCGATCCGCTGA
- a CDS encoding PH domain-containing protein — MLLVVVLGLGLSAVVSTEGGMPWKALAGMLLVIPLLIALTLRPAIFANDHRLRIRNPFRTVTLPWGAVSGLRAGHSNEVFDQIGTKYQLWAIPVSARGLKRASRERVRLAESSLNPGGPILDRRGLFDAGPPDRPSAEAERLRPRSDRTMESLRALHEAGAMTKEGQGQPEVRWAYEILGPAAAGLMLLVVLLAVT, encoded by the coding sequence GTGCTCCTTGTCGTCGTCCTGGGGCTCGGCCTCAGCGCGGTCGTCAGCACCGAGGGTGGTATGCCCTGGAAAGCCCTGGCGGGGATGCTGCTGGTGATTCCGCTGCTGATCGCCTTGACTCTGCGGCCCGCGATCTTCGCCAACGACCACCGGCTGCGTATCCGCAACCCCTTCCGCACCGTTACGCTGCCCTGGGGCGCCGTCTCCGGTTTGCGGGCTGGTCACTCCAATGAGGTCTTCGACCAGATCGGCACCAAATACCAGTTGTGGGCCATCCCGGTCTCTGCGCGCGGCCTGAAGCGAGCCAGCCGCGAGCGGGTCAGGCTGGCCGAGTCCTCGCTGAATCCGGGTGGCCCCATCCTGGACCGCCGCGGGCTCTTCGATGCGGGACCGCCCGACCGGCCGAGCGCCGAGGCAGAACGTCTGCGGCCGAGGTCCGACAGAACCATGGAGAGCCTGCGTGCGCTCCATGAGGCAGGTGCCATGACCAAGGAGGGCCAGGGTCAACCGGAGGTTCGCTGGGCGTACGAGATCCTCGGCCCGGCGGCGGCGGGCCTGATGCTGCTGGTGGTCCTGCTCGCTGTGACCTGA
- a CDS encoding SDR family oxidoreductase, whose protein sequence is MLALMSEKTIALVTGANKGIGYEIAAGLGARGWSVGVGARDAQRREDAVAKLRAAGADAFGVPLDVTDGESVTAAVQLIEERAGRLDVLVNNAGVAGGWPEKPTTVDLETVRLLLETNVVGVIRVTNAMLPLLRRSEHPRIVNQSSHVGSLALQTTPGVDLGGISGGYAPTKTYLNAVTIQYAKELSGTGILINNACPGYVATDLNGFSGTQTPEQGSAIAIRLATLPDDGPTGQLFDDKGVVPW, encoded by the coding sequence ATGCTCGCTCTCATGAGCGAGAAGACGATCGCGCTGGTCACCGGTGCGAACAAGGGAATCGGGTACGAGATCGCGGCCGGGCTGGGTGCGCGGGGTTGGAGTGTCGGTGTCGGCGCACGGGACGCGCAACGCCGGGAGGACGCCGTGGCGAAGTTGCGCGCGGCCGGCGCCGACGCGTTCGGCGTACCCCTGGACGTGACCGACGGCGAGAGTGTCACCGCCGCGGTCCAACTGATCGAGGAGCGGGCAGGACGGCTCGACGTACTGGTCAACAATGCGGGTGTCGCCGGCGGCTGGCCGGAGAAACCCACGACCGTCGACCTCGAGACCGTGCGGCTGCTGCTGGAGACCAACGTCGTCGGCGTCATCAGGGTCACCAACGCGATGCTGCCGTTGCTTCGCCGCTCGGAGCACCCACGGATCGTCAACCAGTCCAGCCACGTCGGCTCCCTGGCACTGCAGACCACGCCCGGCGTCGACCTCGGGGGGATCAGCGGGGGCTACGCGCCGACGAAGACCTACCTCAACGCCGTCACCATCCAGTACGCCAAGGAGCTGAGCGGCACCGGCATCCTGATCAACAACGCCTGCCCCGGTTACGTGGCCACCGACCTCAACGGATTCAGCGGAACCCAGACCCCCGAGCAGGGCTCGGCGATCGCCATCAGGCTGGCGACCCTGCCGGACGACGGCCCTACCGGCCAACTGTTCGACGACAAAGGGGTTGTGCCCTGGTGA
- a CDS encoding LysR family transcriptional regulator, producing the protein MELRELRYFVAVAEELHFGKAAQRLGMAQPPLSRAITQLERRLGTALLERTSRKVTLTAAGGVLLAEGRTILSAVTAAERRTRRASTAHPSLVLAVKSGTAGELLTKLLDAYAAEPGAATVELLLCEAHQHQLLLQDGQADVALLHLPFDSTAGLDTETLYTEGQVAILPASHPLASRSQIRMADVTTLPELPMARWPGPSGSYPEGPGAEVRNLTQLFQLVALGRTTVVIPESAGADLHRGLAAVPVLDAPPVTTVIAWPPHSRLRTVADLIRVATRL; encoded by the coding sequence ATGGAACTACGAGAGCTGCGGTACTTCGTCGCCGTCGCCGAGGAGTTGCACTTCGGCAAGGCTGCCCAGCGTCTCGGGATGGCCCAGCCGCCCCTGTCCCGCGCGATCACCCAGCTCGAACGGCGGCTCGGAACCGCACTACTGGAACGCACCAGCCGCAAGGTCACGCTCACCGCGGCCGGAGGTGTGCTGCTGGCCGAAGGACGCACGATCCTCAGCGCGGTCACCGCAGCTGAGCGGCGTACCCGGCGGGCCTCGACAGCGCACCCCAGCCTTGTCCTCGCCGTGAAGTCCGGCACCGCTGGCGAACTGCTCACGAAACTGCTCGACGCGTACGCCGCGGAACCCGGCGCAGCCACCGTCGAGCTACTGCTCTGCGAGGCACACCAGCACCAACTGCTGCTGCAGGACGGGCAAGCCGACGTGGCTCTGCTGCACCTGCCCTTCGACTCAACAGCCGGGCTGGACACCGAAACCCTGTACACCGAGGGACAGGTCGCGATCCTGCCTGCCTCACACCCGCTCGCCAGCCGCTCCCAGATCCGGATGGCCGACGTCACCACGCTGCCAGAGCTCCCGATGGCGCGCTGGCCCGGTCCCAGCGGCAGCTACCCAGAGGGACCGGGCGCAGAAGTACGGAACCTGACACAACTCTTCCAGCTGGTCGCGCTCGGCCGTACCACCGTGGTCATTCCCGAGTCGGCCGGCGCCGACCTGCACCGGGGCCTCGCCGCCGTACCGGTCCTGGACGCTCCGCCCGTGACAACTGTGATCGCCTGGCCGCCGCACAGCCGCCTTCGTACGGTTGCTGACCTGATCCGCGTTGCAACACGTCTTTGA
- a CDS encoding MerR family transcriptional regulator: MDRPIAEVARLSGVTARTLRHYDETGLLPPARIGTNGHRYYGERQLLRLQQILVLRALGVGLPEIGRILSQQVDEVDALRSHHRRLLAERDRIDVLAGTVSRTIAELEQSRKDDRPMTINRPENLFEGVTPAHYEHNMRDYPELAHEVGQRATTMSQAGADAAHRERTAQMIRLAELLAAGQPADAAPVQAEIDAQYRALAELRAVSAEDYRALARSIVDNETWRAAYEAITPGLAEYQRDAMVANSATRLD; the protein is encoded by the coding sequence ATGGACCGGCCGATCGCGGAGGTGGCCCGGCTGTCGGGCGTGACCGCCCGGACACTGCGCCACTACGACGAGACCGGCCTGTTGCCACCGGCCCGGATCGGCACCAACGGTCACCGGTACTACGGGGAACGCCAGCTCCTGCGGCTCCAGCAGATCCTCGTACTGCGGGCGCTGGGTGTCGGGCTGCCGGAGATCGGCCGGATTCTGTCCCAGCAGGTCGACGAGGTGGACGCCCTGCGAAGCCACCACCGGCGCCTCCTCGCGGAGCGGGACCGGATCGACGTCCTGGCCGGCACCGTCTCCCGCACGATCGCCGAACTGGAGCAGTCCAGGAAGGACGACCGTCCCATGACCATCAACCGTCCGGAGAACCTCTTCGAGGGCGTGACGCCCGCCCACTACGAGCACAACATGCGCGACTACCCCGAACTCGCCCACGAGGTCGGACAGCGCGCCACCACGATGAGCCAGGCCGGCGCCGACGCCGCGCACCGTGAGCGCACGGCGCAGATGATCCGGCTGGCCGAACTCCTGGCCGCGGGCCAACCGGCCGACGCCGCCCCCGTCCAGGCCGAGATCGATGCCCAGTACCGGGCCCTGGCCGAACTGCGCGCTGTCTCCGCCGAGGACTACCGGGCCCTCGCACGTTCCATCGTCGACAACGAGACCTGGCGCGCCGCATACGAGGCCATCACGCCCGGGCTCGCTGAATACCAGCGCGACGCCATGGTGGCCAACAGCGCCACCCGGCTGGACTGA